The Coregonus clupeaformis isolate EN_2021a chromosome 26, ASM2061545v1, whole genome shotgun sequence genome window below encodes:
- the LOC121539993 gene encoding Fanconi anemia group F protein, with protein MEAVVKNLERTAELLAVSQTEIVQRWDKQTLDRAFQWTQYCEHLYTRFHANTTVRDILEKQLQVTNESLRTTFQGYTDITFSDLSQCQHLLLVGLLNNAAVPSSVIKQLFDTSCSKTVGDKSKDATGHCTELIEVKSACKVLSAIYLKGSTSFPGPDADVVGTTLMEMLDILLSPATGGSNVGLAEKLLDSILQTCGEYENFSGVVAAALLSRKNNSATAAASATTAAASATTSGGVSLDFILDWLQQHHSLLQHMCSTLPIGLLMDLYRQSVRFRVTYCDMLKQWGSQLEYDMGEGEWVQVFTTNGVSFKTLSDHYRSLLGACPSMEEDIERELTELRVADGDFDVRGLSVWGDLLSELNKV; from the exons ATGGAGGCTGTTGTAAAGAACTTGGAGCGGACGGCGGAGCTACTCGCTGTGTCGCAGACAGAGATAGTGCAGCGGTGGGACAAACAAACCCTGGACAGAGCCTTCCAATGGACTCAGTACTGCGAACACCTCTACACAAGGTTCCACGCAAATACAACCGTCAGGGACATCTTGGAAAAACAACTACAGGTGACAAACGAAAGCTTACGAACAACTTTTCAGGGGTATACGGACATCACTTTTTCTGACCTGTCGCAGTGTCAACACTTGCTGCTCGTTGGGTTATTAAACAACGCCGCGGTTCCGAGCTCAGTCATCAAACAACTTTTCGACACTTCTTGTTCTAAAACGGTTGGAGATAAATCTAAGGACGCCACCGGTCATTGCACTGAGCTCATAGAAGTCAAATCAGCATGTAAAGTCTTAAGCGCCATTTATTTGAAAGGCAGTACGTCCTTTCCTGGTCCTGATGCTGACGTGGTAGGCACGACACTGATGGAGATGTTGGATATCCTGCTCTCTCCAGCTACTGGCGGGTCCAATGTGGGTCTAGCAGAGAAGTTATTGGACTCCATCTTACAAACCTGTGGTGAATATGAAAACTTCTCAGGGGTTGTTGCTGCTGCTCTCCTGTCAAGGAAAAACAActcagcaacagcagcagcatcagcaacaacagcagcagcatcagcaacaa CTTCAGGAGGAGTTTCATTAGACTTTATCCTGGATTGGCTGCAGCAACACCACAGTTTACTCCAGCATATGTGTTCCACGTTGCCTATTGGACTTTTGATGGACCTCTACCGGCAGTCTGTGAGGTTTAGAGTGACCTACTGTGACATGTTGAAGCAATGGGGGTCACAGTTGGAGTATGACATGGGTGAAGGAGAGTGGGTTCAAGTGTTTACCACCAACGGGGTGTCGTTCAAGACACTGTCTGACCATTATAGGTCGCTACTAGGGGCTTGTCCGTCGATGGAGGAGGACATTGAGAGAGAGCTGACAGAACTGAGGGTTGCCGATGGGGACTTTGATGTTAGAGGTCTGAGTGTTTGGGGTGACCTCCTCTCTGAGCTGAACAAGGTCTGA